Proteins encoded within one genomic window of uncultured Fusobacterium sp.:
- a CDS encoding siphovirus Gp157 family protein, giving the protein MAGMKLYEIRNGMIDTLDIFLESDQTEIDRENYNDIMNYLKEELKSKSSDLIKYIRNLELENTVTKLEIERLEDLKKGKEKKIKSIKSYIKRILLDLDKKKVETELGNLSLRKTTSVEITDITKIPKEYLVVKEEVTPSKKLIGDSLKKNILIDGVVLKEDYSVLIK; this is encoded by the coding sequence ATGGCAGGAATGAAGCTATATGAGATTAGAAATGGAATGATTGATACTCTAGACATATTTCTAGAAAGTGATCAAACAGAGATAGACAGAGAGAACTATAATGATATTATGAATTATTTAAAGGAAGAGTTAAAGAGCAAAAGCTCTGATCTAATAAAATATATTAGAAATTTAGAATTAGAAAATACTGTAACTAAACTAGAGATTGAAAGATTAGAGGATCTAAAAAAAGGTAAGGAGAAGAAGATTAAGTCAATTAAGAGCTATATAAAGAGAATATTACTTGATCTTGATAAAAAGAAAGTGGAGACAGAGCTAGGGAACCTTAGTCTTAGAAAAACTACAAGTGTGGAGATAACAGATATTACAAAGATACCTAAAGAGTACTTAGTAGTAAAAGAGGAAGTCACACCATCTAAAAAACTTATAGGAGATAGTCTAAAGAAAAATATACTGATTGATGGAGTAGTTTTAAAAGAGGACTATTCAGTGTTGATAAAATAA